One stretch of Brachyhypopomus gauderio isolate BG-103 chromosome 8, BGAUD_0.2, whole genome shotgun sequence DNA includes these proteins:
- the b3galt1a gene encoding beta-1,3-galactosyltransferase 1 — translation MFSKVSCLYLLTVLCWASALWYLSGSRPSTAYVGQMSVPVRHQSARAGFNSTFSNIRTRALNPHTFRFLINEPTKCEGDAPFLLILVSTDHKEFDARQAIRETWGEQGAYGETVRLVTLFLLGRSTEPVLNRMVEQESQVFHDIIAEDFEDSYHNLTLKTVMGLRWASSFCPNARYIMKTDSDIFVNMDNLVLNLLRPDAKPRQHFFTGHVINGGPIRDTRSKWYMSRELYPESKYPPFCSGTGYVFSGDMADLIYKTSLHTRLIHLEDVYVGLCLRKLGIRPVQNSGFNHWKMSYSLCRYRRVLTVHQISPEEMHRIWNDMASKKHLKC, via the coding sequence ATGTTCTCAAAGGTGTCGTGTCTGTACCTGCTCACTGTGCTCTGCTGGGCCAGTGCGCTGTGGTACCTGAGCGGCTCACGGCCGTCCACCGCCTACGTGGGCCAGATGTCCGTCCCGGTGCGGCACCAGTCGGCCCGCGCGGGCTTCAACAGCACGTTCAGCAACATCCGCACGCGCGCGCTGAACCCGCACACGTTCCGCTTCCTGATCAACGAGCCAACCAAGTGCGAGGGTGACGCCCCCTTCCTGCTCATCCTGGTAAGCACCGACCACAAGGAGTTTGACGCGCGGCAGGCCATCCGGGAGACGTGGGGCGAGCAGGGGGCGTACGGCGAGACGGTCCGGCTCGTCACGCTCTTCCTCCTGGGCCGCAGCACCGAGCCCGTGCTCAACCGCATGGTGGAGCAGGAGAGCCAGGTGTTCCACGACATCATCGCCGAAGACTTCGAGGACTCCTACCACAACCTGACGCTGAAGACCGTGATGGGTCTGCGCTGGGCCTCGTCCTTCTGCCCCAACGCCCGCTACATCATGAAGACCGACAGCGACATCTTCGTCAACATGGACAACCTGGTGCTGAACCTGCTCCGGCCCGACGCCAAGCCCAGGCAGCACTTCTTCACGGGCCACGTGATCAACGGCGGCCCGATCCGTGACACGCGGAGCAAGTGGTACATGTCTCGCGAGCTGTACCCCGAGAGCAAGTACCCGCCCTTCTGCTCCGGCACGGGCTACGTCTTCTCAGGAGACATGGCCGACCTCATCTACAAGacctccctacacacacgcCTCATCCACCTGGAGGACGTGTACGTGGGCCTCTGTCTCCGCAAGCTGGGCATCCGCCCCGTCCAGAACAGCGGCTTCAACCACTGGAAGATGAGCTACAGCCTGTGTCGCTACCGCCGCGTGCTGACCGTGCACCAGATCTCGCCCGAGGAGATGCATCGCATCTGGAACGACATGGCCAGCAAGAAGCATCTCAAGTGTTAG